The Zerene cesonia ecotype Mississippi chromosome 14, Zerene_cesonia_1.1, whole genome shotgun sequence genome window below encodes:
- the LOC119831820 gene encoding protein disabled isoform X3 codes for MQVCHFQHLLRQFDKNEPGRFLGEGVSFRAKLIGVLEVPEARGDRMCQEALADLKMAIRAAGEHKQRIQVHVAIDGLRLRDDKTGDSLYHHPVHKISFIAQDMTDSRAFGYIFGSPDTGHRFFGIKTDKAASQVVIAMRDLFQVVFELKKKEIEMAKQQLEGKTVSSSLVRHPAASTAESKSNKSVTAGESVTVKQSEGAEGGVAELVDLEQELCSLRRGLTQVEGLTPSTDPFGDSFTAPPPQKGLLPPPPGAGRGRSTPGRSSASPSKPPLPFDLTSVAADFEPKPALVDNPTEQPVISQAAANSTAYDVFTELDPLGTGRSKPYVDKKLFFQELKNPPKKVLKDLVPTTHSLLTDIMPVASDGRADGYGPTTTMTSLSRHSGGTVSVAKGNQTSGGLFASDPFAETDPFDNADPFSDTFKDDPFTSMQEFPKTSFLRADDFKSKLSKDVQDRPEPGLENGKNVFNGPLQVTLPPEPVPKSPRLQRQMTDTSTIRQRPQPSSKLLDNASPPPPLPPKKVTELGLPPPRPPHEPDGEDADTGPPLPKPVRKKEPVADRSMKPRMSSITTSSEDEYLAPAPPPLPAAKRFDITLSQLLTLTMDELAARLRVPAATLSSMTLPQLTEYLRSYLAADVERSHIHVEPPQQKDKEKPPTILPTTSISEKPSPLPSLVTEFKTQFEDNFAPSDTAETFVANFDDFDKKANPSYDRYAAFREIQEQELKAKSILDPIDPGPKEDDQELTHIQELLKTEEKKEDKELDKSPLKTLDELTLDSFNMFRNSVSPKPVEAKIEDIKTVMKNLQLEKIRRSVSPRDNGTDRQDETDKYAALREIKITEPQDEFESIPPEVPKERKKSDEKSDGFDNSDFFDCIDNSSLSFTHVEDAFRKSPAVKEREEEKKIEIKKETPIEVMQVNLQPPERLSAGSISDVASGSSPDTKERCAGAAGAGGGGLRRLAWTEGWSSDSRDSEPRSRRRRAHRGHTVQTSSSSRDASPWEEERTVPRHAIRRDRESRHNSSGSRECLDSGSGREKEKVRDKRDRELSRDRRDSGSGRDRRDVSRERRDRRSRERDEWERDRTYREREYRDSRSRERSKDYREMDRHRKARLSYDDEDYSDGCGSGRSSPRERWPEQRWRRDERNYGSLGWRETRRRNELRQTEDPSERRYGSTLGWPGRRSASRRGSDRDLRDSGRDSREPRDSGRDSREHRDSGRDSGRDSRDPRDSGRESGRDSRDPHSGRDSGRDTRDPRRRRREDTRVRPRDYRFSNDFSPREKEHSPFDDFQESPAAVVKKRAPYSSLEGTRFAFEEDTTASPISASSARARDGDSPATRFRFDSDSMSPRSMFEDDFTAPPAHPTHPTHPTHPTHPPRPRTASIAEEEEGDIPPLRAKPQTHRDIKKSDSVNIFTRESDPFEGDSFFACTGTDRVAKRENWPGDFVAFEDI; via the exons GATTCTCTTTACCATCATCCCGTtcacaaaatatcatttatcgCGCAAGACATGACGGATTCCCGCGCTTTTGGATACATATTCGGCTCTCCGGACACGGGACATCGATTCTTCGGAATAAAGACTGATAAAGCTGCTAGTCAG GTAGTTATAGCAATGAGGGACCTATTTCAAGTAGTTTTCGAattaaagaagaaagaaatagAAATGGCAAAGCAACAATTGGAGGGCAAGACTGTGTCGAGTAGCCTGGTGCGGCACCCCGCCGCGAGCACCGCTGAGAGTAAATCAAATAAG aGTGTGACAGCCGGCGAAAGTGTGACAGTGAAGCAATCAGAAGGCGCTGAGGGAGGAGTGGCCGAACTTGTGGATTTAGAACAAGAGTTGTGCTCGCTGAGAAGAGGACTTACACAGGTCGAGGGACTCACTCCCTCCACTGATCCGTTCGGTGACTCCTTTACAGCTCCTCCCCCGCAG AAGGGACTCCTCCCCCCACCGCCTGGTGCGGGGCGGGGGCGGAGCACCCCGGGACGAAGCTCCGCAAGCCCCAGCAAGCCCCCGTTGCCATTCGACTTGACCTCCGTGGCAGCGGACTTCGAACCCAAACCAGCATTGGTCGATAACCCCACCGAACAACCG GTGATCTCGCAGGCCGCAGCCAACTCAACGGCATACGACGTATTCACCGAACTAGACCCGCTCGGCACCGGCCGGAGTAAACCTTACGTTGACAAAAAACTCTTCTTTCAGGAGCTCAAAAATCCACCAAAGAAAGTACTCAAAGACCTCGTCCCGACGACGCATTCGCTCCTAACCGACATAATGCCGGTGGCGAGTGACGGTAGGGCGGACGGGTACGGTCCCACCACGACCATGACGTCCCTGTCCCGGCACTCGGGGGGCACGGTGTCCGTGGCGAAGGGCAATCAGACCTCCGGGGGCCTTTTCGCGTCCGATCCGTTCGCCGAGACCGATCCGTTCGATAACGCGGACCCGTTCTCGGACACGTTCAAGGACGATCCGTTCACGAGTATGCAAGAGTTCCCCAAGACGAGTTTTTTGCGGGCGGATGATTTCAAGAGCAAATTGAGCAAAGATGTGCAAGATAGGCCGGAGCCCGGGTTGGAGAACGGCAAGAATGTGTTCAACGGGCCGCTGCAAGTCACCCTGCCGCCGGAGCCGGTGCCCAAATCGCCCAGACTTCAGAGACAG ATGACGGATACCAGCACGATCCGTCAACGCCCACAGCCTAGCTCCAAGCTGCTGGACAACGCGTCCCCCCCACCCCCGCTGCCCCCCAAGAAGGTCACCGAGCTGGGTCTGCCCCCACCACGCCCGCCGCACGAGCCGGACGGGGAGGATGCGGACACTGGACCCCCCCTACCGAAACCTGTTAGAAAAAAGGAACCCGTT gCGGACCGCAGTATGAAACCACGGATGTCATCCATTACCACCAGCAGTGAGGACGAGTACCTCGCCCCCGCGCCGCCCCCCCTCCCCGCCGCTAAGCGATTCGATATCACGCTTAGCCAGTTACTAACGCTTACTATGGACGAACTGGCCGCCAG atTGCGGGTTCCAGCTGCTACTTTGTCATCTATGACGCTGCCTCAGCTTACCGAGTACCTGAGATCGTACCTAGCAGCTGATGTGGAACGATCG cATATACACGTTGAACCTCCACAACAAAAAGACAAAGAGAAGCCACCAACGATTCTTCCAACTACATCTATATCGGAAAAACCAAGCCCACTTCCATCACTCGTCACAGAGTTTAAAACGCAATTCGAAGATAATTTCGCACCAAGCGACACCGCTGAAACGTTCGTTGCTAACTTTGATGACTTTGATAAGAAAGCGAACCCCAGCTACGACAGATATGCGGCGTTCCGAGAAATACAAGAACAAGAATTAAAAGCCAAGTCCATTTTGGACCCAATTGATCCTGGACCGAAGGAAGATGATCAAGAATTGACTCATATACAAGAATTATTGAAGACTGAAGAGAAGAAAGAAGACAAAGAATTGGACAAGAGTCCTTTGAAGACTTTAGACGAGTTGACCCTGGATTCATTCAATATGTTCAGGAATTCAGTTAGTCCGAAGCCGGTGGAAGCTAAAATAGAAGACATAAAGACGGTAATGAAGAATTTGCAACTGGAGAAAATTAGGAGAAGTGTGTCACCGCGTGACAATGGAACGGATAGGCAAGACGAGACGGACAAATACGCGGCGTTacgtgaaattaaaattaccgaGCCCCAGGATGAGTTCGAGTCCATACCACCAGAGGTGCCGAAGGAGAGAAAGAAGTCAGACGAAAAATCGGACGGTTTCGACAATTCGGACTTTTTCGATTGCATCGATAACAGTTCGTTGTCGTTCACGCACGTGGAGGATGCGTTTAGAAAGAGTCCAGCGGTGAAAGAGAGAGaggaagaaaagaaaattgagATAAAGAAGGAGACTCCAATAGAAGTGATGCAAGTTAATTTACAGCCACCGGAGAGGTTGTCTGCTGGGTCTATCAGTGATGTCGCTAGCGGTTCATCGCCGGACACTAaag AGCggtgcgcgggcgcggcgggcgcgggcggcggcgggctGCGGCGGCTCGCGTGGACCGAGGGCTGGTCCTCGGACTCGCGGGACTCGGAGCCGCGCTCCAGGCGCCGCCGCGCGCACCGTGGGCACACCG TGCAAACGTCATCGTCGTCCCGCGACGCGTCGCCGTGGGAGGAGGAGCGGACAGTACCAAGGCATGCAATACGACGTGATAGAGAGTCACG CCACAACTCATCAGGCTCTAGAGAGTGTCTGGACTCAGGTAGCGGCAGAGAGAAAGAGAAAGTAAGAGATAAACGCGACAGAGAGCTTAGCAGAGACCGCAGAGACTCCGGCAGCGGGAGGGACAGGCGTGACGTCAGCAGAGAGAGAAGAGATAGGAGAAGTCGGGAGAGAGACGAGTGGGAAAGAGACAGGACATACAGGGAGAGAGAGTACAGAGACTCGAGAAGTAGAGAGAGATCGAAGGATTATAGGGAGATGGATAGGCATAGAAAGGCGAGGCTGTCGTACGATGATGAAGA TTACAGTGACGGGTGTGGTTCGGGCAGGTCCTCTCCGCGGGAACGCTGGCCCGAACAACGCTGGAGGCGAGATG aaaGAAATTACGGGTCGCTGGGTTGGCGGGAGACGAGACGGCGGAATGAGTTGAGACAAACTGAAGATCCCTCAGAACGGAG ATATGGATCGACACTAGGCTGGCCGGGCCGGCGCTCAGCGAGCCGGCGCGGCTCAGACCGCGACCTGCGCGACTCGGGCCGCGACTCGCGCGAGCCTCGCGACTCGGGGCGGGACTCGCGCGAGCACCGGGACTCGGGCCGGGACTCGGGGCGCGACTCGCGCGACCCGCGGGACTCAGGACGCGAGTCCGGCCGCGACTCGCGCGACCCGCACTCCGGCCGGGATTCCGGGCGGGACACGCGGGACCCTAGGCGCCGGCGGAGGGAGGACACGCGTGTCCGACCGAGGGACTACAGGTTTTCAAATGATTTCTCGCCGCGGGAGAAGGAGCATTCGCCGTTTGATGATTTCCAAGAGTCGCCCGCGGCTGTTGTTAAGAAACGCGCGCCGTACTCCAGTTTGGAAGGCACGAG ATTCGCATTCGAAGAAGACACAACAGCATCCCCCATATCGGCGAGTTCAGCGCGCGCACGCGACGGCGACTCGCCTGCGACTCGATTCCGATTCGACTCCGACTCGATGTCCCCGCGATCCATGTTCGAAGACGACTTCACCGCGCCACCCGCACATCCAACACATCCAACGCATCCAACACACCCAACACACCCGCCCCGCCCCAGAACCGCGTCCATAGCTGAAGAAGAAGAAGGTGACATCCCACCGCTAAGAGCCAAGCCGCAAACGCACCGCGATATAAAGAAGTCAGATTCTGTGAACATTTTCACGCGCGAATCGGACCCGTTCGAGGGCGACTCGTTCTTTGCGTGCACGGGGACGGACAGGGTTGCCAAGAGAGAGAACTGGCCCGGGGACTTTGTTGCCTTCGAAGATATATGA
- the LOC119831820 gene encoding protein disabled isoform X6, with protein MFNHKLPTDFPMQTLRKKTSPCKFFYAPLADKNEPGRFLGEGVSFRAKLIGVLEVPEARGDRMCQEALADLKMAIRAAGEHKQRIQVHVAIDGLRLRDDKTGDSLYHHPVHKISFIAQDMTDSRAFGYIFGSPDTGHRFFGIKTDKAASQVVIAMRDLFQVVFELKKKEIEMAKQQLEGKTVSSSLVRHPAASTAESKSNKSVTAGESVTVKQSEGAEGGVAELVDLEQELCSLRRGLTQVEGLTPSTDPFGDSFTAPPPQKGLLPPPPGAGRGRSTPGRSSASPSKPPLPFDLTSVAADFEPKPALVDNPTEQPVISQAAANSTAYDVFTELDPLGTGRSKPYVDKKLFFQELKNPPKKVLKDLVPTTHSLLTDIMPVASDGRADGYGPTTTMTSLSRHSGGTVSVAKGNQTSGGLFASDPFAETDPFDNADPFSDTFKDDPFTSMQEFPKTSFLRADDFKSKLSKDVQDRPEPGLENGKNVFNGPLQVTLPPEPVPKSPRLQRQMTDTSTIRQRPQPSSKLLDNASPPPPLPPKKVTELGLPPPRPPHEPDGEDADTGPPLPKPVRKKEPVADRSMKPRMSSITTSSEDEYLAPAPPPLPAAKRFDITLSQLLTLTMDELAARLRVPAATLSSMTLPQLTEYLRSYLAADVERSHIHVEPPQQKDKEKPPTILPTTSISEKPSPLPSLVTEFKTQFEDNFAPSDTAETFVANFDDFDKKANPSYDRYAAFREIQEQELKAKSILDPIDPGPKEDDQELTHIQELLKTEEKKEDKELDKSPLKTLDELTLDSFNMFRNSVSPKPVEAKIEDIKTVMKNLQLEKIRRSVSPRDNGTDRQDETDKYAALREIKITEPQDEFESIPPEVPKERKKSDEKSDGFDNSDFFDCIDNSSLSFTHVEDAFRKSPAVKEREEEKKIEIKKETPIEVMQVNLQPPERLSAGSISDVASGSSPDTKVQTSSSSRDASPWEEERTVPRHAIRRDRESRHNSSGSRECLDSGSGREKEKVRDKRDRELSRDRRDSGSGRDRRDVSRERRDRRSRERDEWERDRTYREREYRDSRSRERSKDYREMDRHRKARLSYDDEDYSDGCGSGRSSPRERWPEQRWRRDERNYGSLGWRETRRRNELRQTEDPSERRYGSTLGWPGRRSASRRGSDRDLRDSGRDSREPRDSGRDSREHRDSGRDSGRDSRDPRDSGRESGRDSRDPHSGRDSGRDTRDPRRRRREDTRVRPRDYRFSNDFSPREKEHSPFDDFQESPAAVVKKRAPYSSLEGTRFAFEEDTTASPISASSARARDGDSPATRFRFDSDSMSPRSMFEDDFTAPPAHPTHPTHPTHPTHPPRPRTASIAEEEEGDIPPLRAKPQTHRDIKKSDSVNIFTRESDPFEGDSFFACTGTDRVAKRENWPGDFVAFEDI; from the exons GATTCTCTTTACCATCATCCCGTtcacaaaatatcatttatcgCGCAAGACATGACGGATTCCCGCGCTTTTGGATACATATTCGGCTCTCCGGACACGGGACATCGATTCTTCGGAATAAAGACTGATAAAGCTGCTAGTCAG GTAGTTATAGCAATGAGGGACCTATTTCAAGTAGTTTTCGAattaaagaagaaagaaatagAAATGGCAAAGCAACAATTGGAGGGCAAGACTGTGTCGAGTAGCCTGGTGCGGCACCCCGCCGCGAGCACCGCTGAGAGTAAATCAAATAAG aGTGTGACAGCCGGCGAAAGTGTGACAGTGAAGCAATCAGAAGGCGCTGAGGGAGGAGTGGCCGAACTTGTGGATTTAGAACAAGAGTTGTGCTCGCTGAGAAGAGGACTTACACAGGTCGAGGGACTCACTCCCTCCACTGATCCGTTCGGTGACTCCTTTACAGCTCCTCCCCCGCAG AAGGGACTCCTCCCCCCACCGCCTGGTGCGGGGCGGGGGCGGAGCACCCCGGGACGAAGCTCCGCAAGCCCCAGCAAGCCCCCGTTGCCATTCGACTTGACCTCCGTGGCAGCGGACTTCGAACCCAAACCAGCATTGGTCGATAACCCCACCGAACAACCG GTGATCTCGCAGGCCGCAGCCAACTCAACGGCATACGACGTATTCACCGAACTAGACCCGCTCGGCACCGGCCGGAGTAAACCTTACGTTGACAAAAAACTCTTCTTTCAGGAGCTCAAAAATCCACCAAAGAAAGTACTCAAAGACCTCGTCCCGACGACGCATTCGCTCCTAACCGACATAATGCCGGTGGCGAGTGACGGTAGGGCGGACGGGTACGGTCCCACCACGACCATGACGTCCCTGTCCCGGCACTCGGGGGGCACGGTGTCCGTGGCGAAGGGCAATCAGACCTCCGGGGGCCTTTTCGCGTCCGATCCGTTCGCCGAGACCGATCCGTTCGATAACGCGGACCCGTTCTCGGACACGTTCAAGGACGATCCGTTCACGAGTATGCAAGAGTTCCCCAAGACGAGTTTTTTGCGGGCGGATGATTTCAAGAGCAAATTGAGCAAAGATGTGCAAGATAGGCCGGAGCCCGGGTTGGAGAACGGCAAGAATGTGTTCAACGGGCCGCTGCAAGTCACCCTGCCGCCGGAGCCGGTGCCCAAATCGCCCAGACTTCAGAGACAG ATGACGGATACCAGCACGATCCGTCAACGCCCACAGCCTAGCTCCAAGCTGCTGGACAACGCGTCCCCCCCACCCCCGCTGCCCCCCAAGAAGGTCACCGAGCTGGGTCTGCCCCCACCACGCCCGCCGCACGAGCCGGACGGGGAGGATGCGGACACTGGACCCCCCCTACCGAAACCTGTTAGAAAAAAGGAACCCGTT gCGGACCGCAGTATGAAACCACGGATGTCATCCATTACCACCAGCAGTGAGGACGAGTACCTCGCCCCCGCGCCGCCCCCCCTCCCCGCCGCTAAGCGATTCGATATCACGCTTAGCCAGTTACTAACGCTTACTATGGACGAACTGGCCGCCAG atTGCGGGTTCCAGCTGCTACTTTGTCATCTATGACGCTGCCTCAGCTTACCGAGTACCTGAGATCGTACCTAGCAGCTGATGTGGAACGATCG cATATACACGTTGAACCTCCACAACAAAAAGACAAAGAGAAGCCACCAACGATTCTTCCAACTACATCTATATCGGAAAAACCAAGCCCACTTCCATCACTCGTCACAGAGTTTAAAACGCAATTCGAAGATAATTTCGCACCAAGCGACACCGCTGAAACGTTCGTTGCTAACTTTGATGACTTTGATAAGAAAGCGAACCCCAGCTACGACAGATATGCGGCGTTCCGAGAAATACAAGAACAAGAATTAAAAGCCAAGTCCATTTTGGACCCAATTGATCCTGGACCGAAGGAAGATGATCAAGAATTGACTCATATACAAGAATTATTGAAGACTGAAGAGAAGAAAGAAGACAAAGAATTGGACAAGAGTCCTTTGAAGACTTTAGACGAGTTGACCCTGGATTCATTCAATATGTTCAGGAATTCAGTTAGTCCGAAGCCGGTGGAAGCTAAAATAGAAGACATAAAGACGGTAATGAAGAATTTGCAACTGGAGAAAATTAGGAGAAGTGTGTCACCGCGTGACAATGGAACGGATAGGCAAGACGAGACGGACAAATACGCGGCGTTacgtgaaattaaaattaccgaGCCCCAGGATGAGTTCGAGTCCATACCACCAGAGGTGCCGAAGGAGAGAAAGAAGTCAGACGAAAAATCGGACGGTTTCGACAATTCGGACTTTTTCGATTGCATCGATAACAGTTCGTTGTCGTTCACGCACGTGGAGGATGCGTTTAGAAAGAGTCCAGCGGTGAAAGAGAGAGaggaagaaaagaaaattgagATAAAGAAGGAGACTCCAATAGAAGTGATGCAAGTTAATTTACAGCCACCGGAGAGGTTGTCTGCTGGGTCTATCAGTGATGTCGCTAGCGGTTCATCGCCGGACACTAaag TGCAAACGTCATCGTCGTCCCGCGACGCGTCGCCGTGGGAGGAGGAGCGGACAGTACCAAGGCATGCAATACGACGTGATAGAGAGTCACG CCACAACTCATCAGGCTCTAGAGAGTGTCTGGACTCAGGTAGCGGCAGAGAGAAAGAGAAAGTAAGAGATAAACGCGACAGAGAGCTTAGCAGAGACCGCAGAGACTCCGGCAGCGGGAGGGACAGGCGTGACGTCAGCAGAGAGAGAAGAGATAGGAGAAGTCGGGAGAGAGACGAGTGGGAAAGAGACAGGACATACAGGGAGAGAGAGTACAGAGACTCGAGAAGTAGAGAGAGATCGAAGGATTATAGGGAGATGGATAGGCATAGAAAGGCGAGGCTGTCGTACGATGATGAAGA TTACAGTGACGGGTGTGGTTCGGGCAGGTCCTCTCCGCGGGAACGCTGGCCCGAACAACGCTGGAGGCGAGATG aaaGAAATTACGGGTCGCTGGGTTGGCGGGAGACGAGACGGCGGAATGAGTTGAGACAAACTGAAGATCCCTCAGAACGGAG ATATGGATCGACACTAGGCTGGCCGGGCCGGCGCTCAGCGAGCCGGCGCGGCTCAGACCGCGACCTGCGCGACTCGGGCCGCGACTCGCGCGAGCCTCGCGACTCGGGGCGGGACTCGCGCGAGCACCGGGACTCGGGCCGGGACTCGGGGCGCGACTCGCGCGACCCGCGGGACTCAGGACGCGAGTCCGGCCGCGACTCGCGCGACCCGCACTCCGGCCGGGATTCCGGGCGGGACACGCGGGACCCTAGGCGCCGGCGGAGGGAGGACACGCGTGTCCGACCGAGGGACTACAGGTTTTCAAATGATTTCTCGCCGCGGGAGAAGGAGCATTCGCCGTTTGATGATTTCCAAGAGTCGCCCGCGGCTGTTGTTAAGAAACGCGCGCCGTACTCCAGTTTGGAAGGCACGAG ATTCGCATTCGAAGAAGACACAACAGCATCCCCCATATCGGCGAGTTCAGCGCGCGCACGCGACGGCGACTCGCCTGCGACTCGATTCCGATTCGACTCCGACTCGATGTCCCCGCGATCCATGTTCGAAGACGACTTCACCGCGCCACCCGCACATCCAACACATCCAACGCATCCAACACACCCAACACACCCGCCCCGCCCCAGAACCGCGTCCATAGCTGAAGAAGAAGAAGGTGACATCCCACCGCTAAGAGCCAAGCCGCAAACGCACCGCGATATAAAGAAGTCAGATTCTGTGAACATTTTCACGCGCGAATCGGACCCGTTCGAGGGCGACTCGTTCTTTGCGTGCACGGGGACGGACAGGGTTGCCAAGAGAGAGAACTGGCCCGGGGACTTTGTTGCCTTCGAAGATATATGA